In Piliocolobus tephrosceles isolate RC106 chromosome 12, ASM277652v3, whole genome shotgun sequence, one DNA window encodes the following:
- the IRAK1 gene encoding interleukin-1 receptor-associated kinase 1, translated as MAGGPGPGEPAAPGAQHFLYEVPPWVMCRFYKVMDALEPADWCQFAALIVRDQTELRLCERSGQRTASVLWPWINRNARVADLVHILTHLQLLRARDIITAWHPPAPLPSPSTTAPRPSSIPAPAEAEAWSPRKLPSSASTLLSPAFPGSQTHSGPELGLVPSPASLRPPPPSPAPSSTKLGPESSVSLLQGAHPSPFCWPLCEISQGTHNFSEELKIGEGGFGCVYRAVMRNTVYAVKRLKEDADLEWTAVKQSFLTEVEQLSRFRHPNIVDFAGYCAQNGFYCLVYGFLPNGSLEDRLHSQTQACPPLSWPQRLDILLGTARAIQFLHQDSPSLIHGDIKSSNVLLDERLTPKLGDFGLARFSRFAGSSPSQSSTVARTRTVRGTLAYLPEEYIKTGRLAVDTDTFSFGVVVLETLAAQRAVKTHGARIKYLKDLVEEEAEEAGVALRSTQSTLQAGLAGPWVTVKTGPCHLMEPL; from the exons atGGCCGGGGGGCCGGGCCCGGGGGAGCCCGCAGCCCCCGGCGCCCAGCACTTCTTGTACGAGGTGCCGCCCTGGGTCATGTGCCGTTTCTACAAAGTGATGGACGCCCTGGAGCCCGCCGACTGGTGCCAGTTCG CCGCCCTGATCGTGCGCGACCAGACTGAGCTGCGGCTGTGCGAGCGCTCCGGGCAGCGCACGGCCAGCGTCCTGTGGCCCTGGATCAACCGCAACGCCCGTGTGGCCGACCTGGTGCACATCCTCACGCACCTGCAGCTGCTCCGCGCGCGGGACATCATCACAGCCT GGCACCCTCCCGCCCCGCTTCCGTCCCCAAGCACCACTGCCCCGAGGCCCAGCAGCATCCCTGCACCCGCCGAGGCCGAGGCCTGGAGCCCCCGGAAGTTGCCATCCTCAGCCTCCACCCTCCTCTCCCCAG CTTTTCCAGGCTCCCAGACCCATTCAGGGCCTGAGCTCGGCCTGGTCCCAAGCCCTGCTTCCCTGCGGCCTCCACCGCCATCTCCAGCCCCTTCCTCTACCAAG CTAGGCCCAGAGAGCTCAGTGTCCCTCCTGCAGGGAGCCCACCCCTCTCCATTTTGCTGGCCCCTCTGTGAGATTTCCCAGGGCACCCACAACTTCTCAGAGGAGCTCAAGATCGGGGAGGGTGGCTTTGGGTGCGTGTACCGGGCAGTGATGAGGAACACGGTGTATGCTGTGAAGAGGCTGAAGGAG GACGCTGACCTGGAGTGGACTGCGGTCAAGCAGAGCTTCCTGACCGAGGTGGAGCAGCTGTCCAG GTTTCGTCACCCAAACATTGTGGACTTTGCTGGCTACTGTGCTCAGAACGGCTTCTACTGCCTCGTGTACGGCTTTCTGCCCAACGGCTCCCTGGAGGACCGTCTCCACTCTCAG ACCCAGGCCTGCCCACCTCTCTCCTGGCCTCAGCGACTGGACATCCTTCTGGGTACAGCCCGGGCAATTCAGTTTCTACATCAGGACAGCCCCAGCCTCATCCATGGAGACATCAAGAG TTCCAACGTCCTTCTGGATGAGAGGCTGACACCCAAGCTGGGAGACTTTGGCCTGGCCCGGTTCAGCCGCTTTGCCGGGTCCAGCCCCAGCCAGAGCAGCACGGTGGCCCGGACGCGGACGGTGCGGGGCACCCTGGCCTACCTGCCCGAGGAGTACATCAAGACGGGAAGGCTGGCTGTGGACACGGACACCTTCAGCTTTGGGGTG GTGGTGCTCGAGACCCTGGCTGCTCAGAGGGCTGTGAAGACGCACGGTGCCAGGATCAAGTATCTG AAAGACCTGGTggaagaggaggctgaggaggctggaGTGGCTTTGAGAAGCACCCAGAGCACACTGCAAGCAGGTCTGGCT GGCCCATGGGTCACTGTGAAGACTGGACCCTGCCACTTGATGGAACCCCTGTGA
- the PNCK gene encoding LOW QUALITY PROTEIN: calcium/calmodulin-dependent protein kinase type 1B (The sequence of the model RefSeq protein was modified relative to this genomic sequence to represent the inferred CDS: deleted 2 bases in 1 codon), which produces MEAVFGQVARSACPRRGGESRDWKAESLADLWLKSSLGDSHRWCKGPGVGPAGPQLREAARESSGPGGGGRRPSRSPAIALQDMLLLKKHTEDISSVYEIRERLGSGAFSEVVLAQERGSAHLVALKCIPKKALRGKEALVENEIAVLRRISHPNIVALEDVHESPSHLYLAMELVTGGELFDRIMERGSYTEKDASHLVGQVLGAVSYLHSLGIVHRDLKPENLLYATPFEDSKIMVSDFGLSKIQAGNMLGTACGTPGYVAPELLEQKPYGKAVDVWALGVISYILLCGYPPFYDESDPELFNQILRASYEFDSPFWDDISESAKDFIRHLLERDPQKRFTCQQALQHLWISGDTAFDRNILGSVSEQIQKNFARMHWKRAFNATSFLRHIRKLGQSPEAEGASEQGLARHSHSGLHAGQPPKW; this is translated from the exons ATGGAGGCTGTTTTCGGGCAAGTGGCCCGGTCGGCCTGTCCCCGGAGAGGCGGTGAAAGCAGAGACTGGAAGGCAGAGAGCCTTGCCGACCTGTGGCTGAAG AGCTCTCTGGGAGACAGCCACCGGTggtgcaaaggtcctggggtcGGCCCAGCCGGGCCGCAGCTCCGGGAGGCTGCGCGAGAGAGCAGTGGGCCGGGCGGTGGCGGCCGGCGCCCGAGCCGGAGCCCGGCGATTGCCTTACAAG ACATGCTGCTGCTGAAGAAACACACGGAGGACATCAGCAGCGTCTATGAGATCCGCGAGAGGCTCGGCTC GGGTGCCTTCTCCGAGGTTGTGCTGGCCCAGGAGCGGGGCTCCGCACACCTCGTGGCCCTCAAGTGCATCCCCAAGAAGGCCCTCCGGGGCAAGGAGGCCCTGGTGGAGAACGAGATCGCAGTGCTCCGTAG GATCAGTCACCCCAACATTGTCGCTCTGGAGGATGTCCACGAGAGCCCTTCCCACCTCTACCTGGCCATGGAACT GGTGACGGGTGGCGAGCTGTTTGACCGCATCATGGAGCGCGGCTCCTACACAGAGAAGGATGCCAGCCATCTGGTGGGTCAGGTCCTCGGCGCCGTCTCCTACCTGCACAGCCTGGGGATCGTGCACCGGGACCTCAAG CCCGAAAACCTCCTGTATGCCACGCCCTTTGAGGACTCAAAGATCATGGTCTCTGACTTTGGACTCTCCAAAATCCAGGCTGGCAACATGCTAGGCACCGCCTGTGGGACCCCCGGATATGTGG CCCCAGAGCTCTTGGAGCAGAAACCCTACGGGAAGGCCGTAGATGTGTGGGCACTGGGCGTCATCTCCTACATCCT GCTGTGTGGGTATCCCCCCTTCTACGACGAGAGCGACCCTGAACTCTTCAACCAGATCCTGAGGGCCAGCTATGAGTTTGACTCTCCTTTCTGGGATGACATCTCAGAATCAG CCAAAGACTTCATCCGGCACCTTCTGGAGCGAGACCCCCAGAAGAGGTTCACCTGCCAGCAGGCCTTGCAGCATCTTTG GATCTCTGGGGACACAGCCTTCGACAGGAACATCTTGGGCTCTGTCAGTGAGCAGATCCAGAAGAACTTTGCTCGGATGCACTGGAAG CGAGCCTTCAATGCCACCTCATTCCTGCGCCACATCCGGAAGCTGGGGCAGAGCCCAGAGGCTGAGGGGGCCTCTGAGCAGGGCCTGGCCCGCCACAGCCACTCAGGCCTCCATGCTGGCCAGCCCCCCAAGTGGTGA